In a single window of the Subtercola sp. PAMC28395 genome:
- a CDS encoding BMP family protein yields MKSRLRAVSVVSIAAAAALVLAGCSPAPAPSTSSASAYCARMVTNSGGIDDRSFNQSSWAGLQAAEKNAGISAEVLVSTNETDLAPNVEQAVGSGCQFVLTVGYELTAATTEQASGHPDTHFAIVDDQITAPNVKSILFDTAQASFLAGYLAAGVTQTGKVATFGGGNQPPVTLFMDGFVDGVAKYNAVHGTTVQALGWDKAAQDGVFTGDFEDVNKGKTVTQAFIDQGADVILPVAGQVGEGAAAAALESGHTKLIWVDNDGYDTLSAEYKPILLTSVMKKTGDAVEKIVTDDSKGTFESSPYIGTLANSGVDIAPFHDLASSVPAALSTELDGLRADIVAGTLVITSPSQPK; encoded by the coding sequence ATGAAGAGCCGTCTGAGAGCTGTCAGCGTAGTGTCGATCGCGGCCGCGGCCGCCCTGGTGCTTGCCGGATGCTCGCCGGCACCTGCTCCATCGACCTCCTCGGCCAGCGCCTACTGCGCCCGCATGGTGACCAACTCGGGTGGCATCGACGACCGTTCATTCAACCAGTCGAGCTGGGCCGGGCTCCAGGCCGCCGAGAAGAATGCCGGCATCTCTGCCGAGGTGCTGGTCTCGACGAACGAGACCGACCTGGCACCCAATGTGGAGCAGGCCGTGGGCAGCGGCTGCCAATTCGTTCTGACGGTGGGCTACGAGCTGACAGCGGCGACGACCGAACAGGCGTCCGGGCATCCGGACACGCATTTCGCCATTGTGGACGACCAGATCACGGCGCCGAATGTGAAGTCGATTCTCTTCGACACCGCCCAGGCCTCGTTCCTGGCCGGGTATCTCGCGGCCGGGGTGACGCAGACCGGGAAGGTGGCGACCTTCGGGGGCGGAAACCAGCCGCCCGTGACGCTGTTCATGGATGGTTTTGTGGACGGGGTGGCGAAGTACAACGCCGTGCATGGCACAACGGTGCAGGCGCTCGGCTGGGACAAGGCAGCACAGGACGGCGTGTTCACTGGCGACTTCGAAGACGTCAACAAGGGCAAGACCGTCACCCAGGCCTTCATCGACCAGGGTGCCGACGTGATTCTGCCCGTCGCGGGGCAGGTGGGCGAGGGCGCGGCCGCTGCTGCGCTCGAGTCAGGGCACACCAAGCTCATCTGGGTCGACAACGACGGTTACGACACGCTCTCGGCCGAGTACAAGCCGATTCTGCTCACAAGTGTGATGAAGAAGACGGGGGACGCGGTCGAGAAGATCGTCACCGACGACTCGAAGGGCACGTTCGAGAGTTCTCCGTACATCGGAACGCTGGCCAACAGCGGTGTCGACATTGCGCCGTTCCACGATCTGGCCAGCAGCGTTCCGGCGGCGCTGTCGACGGAGCTCGACGGGCTGCGGGCAGACATCGTGGCGGGAACGCTCGTCATCACGTCACCGAGCCAGCCGAAATAG
- a CDS encoding BMP family protein — translation MSITKRRLALGGLATIATAALLAGCASAPATSTSTPTASAIAGFKPCMVSDLGGFDDKSFNQLGYEGLTEAAAALGVKPITVQSNAETDYAPNIDSLVSQNCTLIVTVGFALSAATVTAALANPTVDFAIIDDAADNNFDGKTDAPNIKPILFDTAQAAFLAGYASASYSKAGKVATYGGMNFPTVTIFMDGFAQGVSYFNSQKGKSVQVLGYDPANPDAATFTGGFEANDTAKTTAQNFIDQGADVLLPVGGPIFQSAGAAITDSKKSVALLGADADVFNTFPTYADLYLTSVLKGIKQATGDVVNQAATASTFDVTSYIGNLKNDGVGIAPFHNFASKVDPGLQAELDTIKAGIISGTIPVKSYLSK, via the coding sequence TTGAGCATCACCAAACGTCGCCTCGCCCTCGGCGGCCTGGCAACGATCGCCACCGCGGCACTTCTCGCGGGTTGCGCTTCGGCACCGGCCACCTCGACCAGCACCCCGACCGCCAGCGCCATTGCCGGGTTCAAGCCCTGCATGGTCTCCGACCTCGGTGGCTTCGACGACAAGTCGTTCAACCAGTTGGGCTACGAAGGCCTCACCGAAGCGGCAGCTGCACTCGGCGTGAAGCCGATCACCGTGCAGTCGAACGCAGAGACCGACTACGCGCCGAACATCGACAGCCTCGTCTCGCAGAACTGCACTCTGATCGTGACGGTCGGCTTTGCGCTGTCTGCCGCGACCGTGACCGCAGCGCTCGCGAACCCGACTGTCGACTTCGCGATCATCGATGACGCGGCCGACAACAACTTCGACGGCAAGACCGATGCTCCGAACATCAAGCCGATCCTGTTCGACACGGCGCAGGCCGCCTTCCTCGCCGGCTACGCTTCGGCGAGCTACAGCAAGGCCGGCAAGGTCGCGACCTACGGTGGCATGAACTTCCCGACCGTCACGATCTTCATGGATGGCTTCGCGCAGGGTGTCAGCTACTTCAACAGCCAGAAGGGCAAGTCAGTCCAGGTTCTGGGCTACGACCCGGCCAACCCCGATGCAGCGACCTTCACTGGCGGCTTCGAGGCAAACGACACCGCGAAGACCACAGCGCAGAACTTCATCGACCAGGGTGCAGACGTTCTGCTTCCCGTCGGTGGCCCCATCTTCCAGAGTGCCGGTGCCGCAATCACCGACTCCAAGAAGAGTGTCGCGCTGCTGGGTGCTGACGCCGACGTGTTCAACACCTTCCCGACCTACGCAGACCTGTACCTCACCTCGGTGCTCAAGGGCATCAAGCAGGCCACCGGTGATGTCGTCAACCAGGCCGCCACGGCCAGCACGTTCGACGTGACGTCGTACATCGGCAACCTGAAGAACGACGGAGTCGGCATCGCGCCGTTCCACAACTTCGCCAGCAAGGTCGACCCGGGCCTCCAGGCCGAGCTCGACACGATCAAGGCCGGGATCATCTCGGGCACGATCCCGGTGAAGTCCTACCTCAGCAAGTAG
- a CDS encoding ABC transporter ATP-binding protein → MKLELRGITKRFGSLVANDHIELVVKPGEIHALLGENGAGKSTLMNVLYGLYQADGGEILLDDEVQHFAGPGDAMNAGIGMVHQHFMLIPVFTVAENVMLGHEQTKGLGRLDLAAARARVREISARFGFDVDPDALVDDLPVGVQQRVEIIKALSREAKVLVFDEPTAVLTPQETDELMTIMGQLRDAGTSIVFITHKLREVREIADRITIIRLGKVVGEAEPTATNADLASMMVGRAVELTVHKEVAKPGEAALVVKDLSVVDAVGQLVVNSVSFAVHRGEILAIAGVQGNGQTELTEAIMGLQERVLGSVTLDGRSLVGLSVRKVLNAGVGFVPEDRNEDGLVGEFTIAENLMLDRSDSKPFVKRGSLQLGFLQVFAEEKASEFDVRSQGIQTPVGRLSGGNQQKVVLARELSRDLRLFVAAQPTRGIDVGSIEFVHKRIVATRDSGVPVIVVSTELDEVTALADRIAVMYRGSIVGIVPGNTSRDVLGLMMTGEVPDVITTTNTVEGALL, encoded by the coding sequence ATGAAGCTCGAACTCCGCGGCATCACCAAACGTTTCGGCTCACTCGTTGCGAATGACCACATCGAGCTGGTCGTGAAACCGGGTGAGATCCATGCGCTTCTCGGTGAGAACGGCGCTGGCAAGTCCACCCTGATGAATGTGCTGTACGGTCTGTACCAGGCCGACGGTGGCGAGATCCTCCTCGACGACGAGGTGCAGCACTTCGCCGGCCCCGGCGATGCGATGAACGCCGGCATCGGAATGGTGCACCAGCACTTCATGCTCATCCCGGTGTTCACGGTTGCCGAGAACGTCATGCTCGGCCACGAGCAGACGAAGGGCCTCGGTCGGCTCGACCTGGCTGCGGCCCGGGCCCGCGTGCGCGAGATCAGCGCCCGGTTCGGGTTCGACGTCGACCCCGATGCCCTGGTCGACGACCTGCCCGTGGGGGTACAGCAGCGCGTCGAGATCATCAAGGCGCTTTCGCGCGAGGCGAAGGTGCTCGTCTTCGACGAGCCCACGGCAGTGCTCACTCCCCAGGAGACCGACGAGCTGATGACCATCATGGGCCAGTTGCGAGACGCTGGTACATCGATCGTGTTCATCACCCACAAGCTGCGCGAAGTGCGTGAAATCGCCGACCGCATCACGATCATCCGGTTGGGCAAGGTTGTGGGCGAGGCAGAGCCGACTGCGACCAACGCCGACCTCGCTTCCATGATGGTGGGTCGCGCGGTCGAGCTCACCGTGCACAAAGAGGTCGCGAAGCCGGGCGAGGCGGCCCTGGTCGTGAAAGACCTGTCCGTGGTCGATGCGGTGGGCCAGCTCGTCGTGAACTCGGTCAGTTTCGCGGTGCACCGAGGTGAGATCCTGGCGATCGCGGGGGTGCAGGGCAACGGGCAGACCGAACTCACCGAGGCGATCATGGGGCTGCAGGAGCGTGTTCTGGGTTCTGTGACGCTCGATGGGCGCTCGCTCGTTGGCCTCTCGGTGCGCAAGGTGCTGAACGCCGGGGTGGGGTTCGTTCCCGAAGACCGCAACGAAGACGGACTCGTCGGTGAGTTCACGATTGCCGAGAACCTGATGCTCGACCGCAGCGATTCGAAGCCGTTCGTCAAGCGGGGCAGCCTGCAGCTGGGCTTCCTGCAGGTGTTCGCAGAAGAGAAGGCCAGCGAGTTCGATGTACGGTCGCAGGGCATCCAGACACCGGTGGGCCGCCTCTCGGGCGGAAACCAGCAGAAGGTCGTCCTTGCCAGGGAACTGAGCCGCGACCTCCGGTTGTTCGTGGCTGCCCAGCCGACCCGCGGTATCGACGTCGGGTCGATCGAATTCGTGCACAAACGGATTGTCGCGACACGGGATTCGGGGGTGCCCGTGATCGTGGTTTCAACCGAGCTCGACGAGGTCACGGCGCTCGCCGACCGCATCGCGGTGATGTACCGCGGCAGCATCGTCGGCATCGTGCCCGGCAACACCTCGCGTGATGTACTCGGTCTCATGATGACCGGTGAAGTGCCCGACGTCATCACCACGACAAACACCGTCGAAGGAGCACTCCTGTGA
- a CDS encoding ABC transporter permease — MGTAPDAAPPVPKSNQILRDIMGGSVVISILAVVLALVAGGILIALTDENVQAASGYFFSRPGDTFSAIWTAVSGAYGALFQGSVYNFGAAGFAKGIKPLTDTLTFATPLIAAGLGVGLAFRAGMFNIGGQGQMIIAAACAGWVGFSFPLPYGIHLVLAVVAGVVGGAVWGGIVGLLKARTGAHEVIVTIMMNYIAVYLLLFLLRTPGALQAPGSNNPKTPPMLPTAIYPDLLGSSYNLHAGLLVSIAATVFVWWLLSRSSLGFRFRAVGINPNAARVAGINVKRTYIYVMLLSGGLVGLAGVAQVLGTVTSGFSSGIDAGIGFDAITVALLGRSKPWGIFVAGILFGAFKAGGFAMQAGEGIPVDIVLVVQSLIVLFIAAPPLVRAVFRLPTPGVSQKPKANTPSKTSKPAQSAEAVVAK; from the coding sequence ATGGGCACCGCACCCGATGCGGCGCCTCCGGTTCCCAAGTCGAACCAGATCCTGCGGGACATCATGGGTGGCAGTGTGGTCATCTCGATTCTCGCTGTCGTGCTCGCCCTTGTCGCGGGCGGCATCCTGATCGCCCTGACCGACGAGAACGTGCAGGCGGCGTCCGGGTACTTCTTCTCGCGTCCCGGTGACACCTTCTCCGCCATCTGGACGGCGGTGTCGGGTGCGTACGGCGCACTCTTCCAGGGTTCGGTATACAACTTCGGTGCCGCCGGCTTCGCCAAGGGCATCAAGCCGCTCACCGACACACTCACCTTTGCGACTCCGCTCATCGCGGCCGGTCTCGGCGTCGGTCTGGCCTTCCGGGCCGGAATGTTCAACATCGGTGGCCAGGGGCAGATGATCATCGCCGCGGCGTGCGCAGGGTGGGTCGGGTTCTCGTTCCCGCTGCCGTATGGAATCCACCTGGTGCTCGCGGTCGTTGCAGGTGTCGTCGGTGGGGCGGTGTGGGGCGGTATCGTCGGGTTGCTCAAGGCCCGCACGGGCGCGCACGAGGTCATTGTGACGATCATGATGAACTACATCGCGGTGTACCTCCTGCTGTTCCTGTTGCGTACCCCGGGTGCGCTGCAGGCACCGGGGTCGAACAACCCCAAGACCCCCCCGATGCTGCCGACCGCCATCTACCCCGACCTGCTCGGTTCGAGTTACAACCTGCACGCCGGGCTGCTGGTCTCCATCGCCGCCACGGTGTTCGTGTGGTGGCTGCTGTCCCGCTCGAGCCTCGGGTTCCGGTTCCGGGCCGTCGGGATCAACCCGAACGCCGCCCGGGTCGCCGGCATCAACGTCAAACGCACCTACATCTACGTCATGCTGCTCTCCGGTGGGCTGGTCGGCCTCGCTGGCGTCGCCCAGGTGCTCGGTACCGTGACGTCGGGCTTCAGTTCGGGCATCGACGCCGGAATCGGCTTCGACGCGATCACCGTGGCCCTGCTGGGGCGCTCCAAGCCCTGGGGCATCTTCGTTGCCGGAATTCTCTTCGGGGCATTCAAGGCCGGCGGTTTCGCCATGCAGGCCGGTGAAGGCATCCCCGTCGACATCGTGCTCGTCGTGCAGTCGCTCATCGTTCTGTTCATCGCGGCGCCTCCTCTCGTGAGGGCGGTGTTCCGGCTGCCGACCCCAGGGGTGTCGCAGAAGCCCAAGGCCAATACGCCTTCGAAGACATCGAAACCGGCCCAGAGCGCAGAGGCGGTGGTCGCGAAATGA
- a CDS encoding ABC transporter permease, translating to MSTATQHENADSTRGLEKTVVKSWKAPIGFAIFTAIALVLFVILGRDGNSTFTLSGSDDLIQLPNVVVDARVTGIVATLILAVITVIAYLRVRADRRVPLWLTSILGVVFLFAFLAWVAAGASLPVQVPGLLVGTVSLSVPLIFGALGGVISERVGVVNVAIEGQLLAGAFVSAVVASITHQPLLGLAVAAVAGALVAFVLAAFAIKYLVDQVIVGVVLNVLVVGLTNFLYSQVLSKNAELLNSPPRFDRINIPILSEIPIIGPTLFRQTIIVYLMYIAVAAVYFALFHTKWGLRVRAVGEHPQAADTVGINVNSTRFWNVLLAGAITGLGGAYFTLGSVGAFNKEMTAGAGYIALAAVIFGQWDPIRATLAALLFGFATNLQNALGIIGSPVPSEFMLMLPYVLTIFAVAGLVGRSRGPAASGRPYIKS from the coding sequence GTGTCGACCGCCACGCAGCACGAGAACGCTGATTCGACCAGAGGGCTCGAGAAGACGGTCGTGAAATCGTGGAAGGCGCCGATCGGTTTCGCGATCTTCACCGCCATCGCGCTGGTTCTCTTCGTCATCCTCGGGCGCGACGGCAACTCCACCTTCACGCTGTCGGGCAGTGACGACCTCATCCAGCTGCCCAACGTCGTCGTCGACGCGCGGGTCACGGGGATAGTGGCGACCCTCATCCTGGCCGTCATCACCGTGATCGCCTATCTTCGTGTCCGCGCCGACAGGCGCGTACCGCTCTGGCTCACCAGCATTCTCGGTGTGGTCTTCCTGTTCGCGTTCCTCGCCTGGGTCGCTGCAGGGGCGTCTCTGCCCGTGCAGGTCCCCGGGCTGCTGGTGGGCACGGTGTCGCTGTCGGTTCCGTTGATCTTCGGTGCCCTGGGCGGCGTCATCTCCGAGCGGGTCGGGGTGGTCAATGTGGCCATCGAGGGCCAGCTGCTCGCCGGTGCCTTCGTGTCGGCCGTCGTCGCATCCATCACGCACCAGCCCCTGCTGGGGCTTGCGGTTGCAGCGGTTGCCGGCGCGCTCGTCGCCTTCGTGCTCGCGGCCTTCGCCATCAAGTACCTGGTCGACCAGGTCATCGTCGGTGTCGTGCTGAACGTGCTTGTTGTGGGTCTGACCAACTTCCTCTATTCACAGGTGCTGTCGAAGAATGCCGAGCTGCTGAACTCACCGCCGCGATTCGACCGGATCAACATTCCGATTCTGAGCGAGATCCCGATCATCGGCCCGACGCTGTTCCGCCAGACGATCATCGTGTACCTCATGTACATCGCGGTTGCGGCCGTGTACTTCGCGTTGTTCCACACGAAGTGGGGGCTTCGGGTGCGGGCAGTGGGCGAGCATCCACAGGCCGCCGACACGGTGGGCATCAACGTGAACTCGACGAGGTTCTGGAACGTGCTGCTCGCCGGAGCCATCACCGGGCTGGGTGGTGCGTACTTCACGCTCGGTTCGGTCGGTGCCTTCAACAAGGAGATGACGGCCGGTGCCGGTTATATCGCGCTCGCGGCGGTGATCTTCGGGCAGTGGGATCCGATCAGGGCCACACTGGCCGCGCTGCTCTTCGGGTTCGCGACGAACCTGCAGAACGCGCTGGGAATCATCGGCTCGCCGGTGCCGAGCGAGTTCATGCTCATGCTGCCGTACGTGCTGACGATCTTCGCTGTCGCAGGCCTGGTCGGCAGGTCGAGGGGCCCCGCTGCGTCGGGGCGGCCGTACATCAAGTCATGA
- a CDS encoding cytidine deaminase, whose translation MAAILGLGHRPQFVQPGDRLHQATSSPRFRARPNSSEPRESEHHMPDIDWDALRSVALEAMTHAYVPYSHFPVGVAAIVDDGRVISGCNVENASYGLTLCAECALVSSLHMTGGGRLVAFTCVDGKGGALMPCGRCRQLLYEHSAEGMLLETVSGIRTIDEVLPDAFGPRTLEAYAE comes from the coding sequence ATGGCAGCGATACTGGGGCTGGGTCACCGGCCTCAGTTCGTGCAGCCAGGCGATCGCCTGCACCAAGCGACCTCATCGCCGCGGTTTCGTGCCCGGCCGAATTCATCTGAACCTCGAGAAAGCGAGCACCACATGCCTGACATCGACTGGGATGCCCTGAGGTCCGTCGCGCTCGAAGCGATGACGCATGCCTACGTTCCCTACTCACACTTCCCCGTCGGAGTTGCTGCAATCGTGGACGACGGGCGCGTCATCTCAGGGTGCAACGTCGAGAACGCCTCCTACGGCCTCACCCTGTGCGCCGAATGCGCGCTCGTTTCATCGCTGCACATGACCGGCGGCGGCAGACTCGTGGCATTCACCTGCGTCGACGGCAAGGGTGGCGCCCTCATGCCCTGCGGTCGCTGCCGACAGCTCCTCTATGAGCACTCCGCAGAGGGCATGCTGCTCGAGACGGTCTCGGGAATCCGCACCATCGACGAAGTGCTCCCCGACGCCTTCGGCCCCCGCACCCTCGAGGCTTACGCCGAGTAA
- a CDS encoding thymidine phosphorylase: MSSEAHDIIDLIRTKRDHGTLTTSQIDWMIDAYTRGYVEDSQMAAMAMAILLNGMGRPEIRDLTLAMIASGETMNFDGLGKTTVDKHSTGGVGDKITLPLMPLVASFGVAVPQLSGRGLGHTGGTLDKLESIPGWRASLTNEEMFAQLRDVGGVICAAGSGLAPADKKLYALRDITGTVEAIPLIASSIMSKKIAEGTKALVLDVKFGSGAFMQDIAKSRELAQTMVDLGNDAGVRTSALLTDMHRPLGLAIGNANEVRESVEVLAGGGPADVVELTIALAREMLTLAGIPDADVEGALASGQAMDSWRKVIRAQGGDPDAALPVAQETHVVYAERSGVLLEQLALPFGIAAWRLGAGRARASDPVQHAAGIDLHAKAGDAVVAGQPLFTVSADEPSRFARALEALEGAYAIGDASEYVQRGPLVAERIS, translated from the coding sequence ATGAGCAGCGAAGCGCACGACATCATCGACCTGATCCGCACGAAGCGCGACCACGGCACCCTCACCACGTCACAGATCGACTGGATGATCGATGCCTACACCCGCGGATACGTCGAAGATTCGCAGATGGCGGCCATGGCGATGGCCATTCTGCTGAACGGCATGGGGCGACCCGAGATCCGTGACCTCACGCTTGCCATGATCGCGAGTGGCGAGACGATGAACTTCGACGGGCTCGGCAAGACCACCGTCGACAAGCACTCCACCGGTGGTGTGGGCGACAAGATCACGCTTCCGCTGATGCCACTCGTGGCGTCGTTCGGGGTTGCCGTGCCGCAGCTGTCGGGGCGGGGGCTGGGTCACACCGGCGGCACGCTCGACAAGCTCGAGAGCATCCCGGGCTGGCGCGCGTCGCTGACGAACGAGGAGATGTTCGCGCAACTGCGTGACGTGGGTGGGGTCATCTGCGCTGCCGGCAGCGGGCTCGCGCCTGCCGACAAGAAGCTCTACGCGCTGCGCGACATCACGGGCACCGTCGAGGCGATTCCGCTGATCGCTTCGTCGATCATGAGCAAGAAGATCGCCGAGGGAACCAAAGCTCTCGTGCTCGACGTCAAGTTCGGCTCTGGCGCCTTCATGCAGGACATCGCCAAATCTCGCGAGCTCGCGCAGACGATGGTCGATCTGGGCAACGATGCCGGCGTCCGCACATCAGCCCTCCTCACCGACATGCACCGACCTCTCGGGCTGGCGATCGGCAACGCCAACGAGGTGCGCGAATCTGTCGAGGTGCTCGCGGGCGGCGGGCCGGCCGACGTCGTCGAGCTGACGATCGCCCTGGCGCGCGAGATGCTCACCCTGGCGGGCATCCCTGACGCCGATGTCGAGGGTGCGCTCGCCTCCGGGCAGGCCATGGACTCGTGGCGCAAGGTCATTCGGGCGCAGGGCGGCGACCCGGATGCTGCGCTCCCCGTCGCGCAGGAGACCCACGTCGTCTACGCAGAACGGTCGGGGGTACTGCTCGAACAGCTCGCGTTGCCCTTCGGTATCGCGGCGTGGCGTCTCGGAGCTGGCCGTGCACGCGCGTCAGACCCGGTGCAGCACGCCGCCGGAATCGACCTGCACGCCAAGGCGGGTGACGCCGTCGTTGCGGGTCAACCCTTGTTCACCGTGAGCGCTGACGAGCCGTCGAGGTTCGCGCGGGCGCTGGAGGCGCTGGAGGGGGCGTACGCGATCGGTGACGCCTCGGAGTATGTGCAGAGGGGGCCGCTGGTAGCGGAGCGGATCTCGTAA
- a CDS encoding nucleoside hydrolase, protein MIIQNPIHSPKGLLTTVPRKIILDCDPGHDDAIAMLLAHGNPDIELVAVTTVVGNQTLEKVTRNALSVARVAGIAGVPFAAGASRPLVRNIEIADAIHGDSGLDGPVLPEPEIELDPRHAIDLIIDTIMQAEPGEITLVPTGGLTNIAMAVRKEPRIASRVREVVLMGGAWGGGNWSATSEFNIIIDPEAAHIVFNEKWPLTMVGLDVTHQALATPEVAATIEAIGTGPALFVGELLEFFGETYRDHQGFDSPPVHDPCAVAYVIDPTVMTVRKAPLDVELTGRLTLGMTVADFRAPAPADCTTQVAVSLDHARFWALVVDALERIG, encoded by the coding sequence ATGATCATCCAGAACCCGATTCACAGCCCGAAAGGTCTCCTCACCACCGTGCCCCGGAAAATCATTCTCGACTGCGACCCCGGGCACGACGATGCCATCGCGATGCTGCTCGCGCACGGCAACCCCGACATCGAGCTCGTGGCGGTGACCACCGTGGTGGGCAACCAGACCCTCGAGAAGGTCACCCGGAATGCTCTCTCGGTTGCACGCGTCGCCGGAATCGCCGGTGTGCCCTTCGCCGCAGGGGCGAGCAGACCGTTGGTGCGGAACATCGAGATCGCCGATGCGATCCACGGCGACTCGGGGCTCGACGGCCCGGTGCTGCCGGAGCCCGAGATCGAACTCGACCCCCGGCATGCCATCGACCTCATCATCGACACGATCATGCAGGCCGAACCGGGCGAGATCACCCTGGTGCCCACGGGCGGCCTGACGAACATCGCGATGGCCGTGCGAAAGGAGCCCCGAATCGCGTCGCGGGTGCGCGAAGTCGTGCTGATGGGCGGCGCGTGGGGCGGCGGCAACTGGAGCGCCACGAGCGAGTTCAACATCATCATCGACCCTGAGGCCGCGCACATCGTGTTCAACGAGAAGTGGCCGCTCACGATGGTCGGGCTCGACGTCACCCACCAGGCGCTGGCGACCCCCGAGGTAGCCGCCACGATCGAGGCGATCGGAACAGGCCCTGCACTCTTCGTCGGCGAACTGCTGGAGTTCTTCGGTGAGACGTACCGTGACCACCAGGGGTTCGATTCACCGCCCGTGCACGACCCCTGCGCCGTCGCCTACGTCATCGACCCCACCGTGATGACGGTACGCAAGGCTCCGCTCGACGTCGAACTCACCGGCAGGCTCACGCTCGGGATGACCGTGGCCGACTTTCGCGCCCCAGCCCCGGCAGACTGCACCACCCAGGTCGCGGTGAGCCTCGACCATGCTCGCTTCTGGGCGCTCGTTGTCGACGCCCTCGAACGAATCGGCTAG
- a CDS encoding adenosine deaminase, with product MSARDEEYFLAGSDIQINALPKISLHDHLDGALRAETIIELADAIGLALPASGVDGLGDWFENSADSGSLVSYLQTFEITTAVMQTRESLSRVAAEFVADLAADGVVYGEVRWAPEQHLSAGLSLDEVVEAVQAGIDAGVDDALAAGRGIRVGQLLTAMRHADRSLEVAQLAVRNRERGVVGFDIAGAELGFPAANHREAFDYLAAHYFPVTVHAGEADGLQSIRSALFDGRALRLGHGVRLAEDITVERQDDESTYVTLGPLSQWVKDREIALELSPSSNMQTGAISAWGDELGDHPFDLLYQLGFRVTVNPDNRLMSNTTISRELALLSDAFGYDLDDLETFQLNAVAATFLPLEDREELADVISEGFYEA from the coding sequence ATGTCTGCACGGGACGAAGAATACTTTCTCGCGGGGAGCGACATCCAGATCAACGCGCTCCCCAAGATCTCGCTGCACGATCACCTCGACGGGGCCCTGCGCGCCGAGACCATCATCGAGCTGGCAGACGCCATCGGGCTCGCTCTGCCGGCCTCCGGTGTCGACGGCCTGGGAGACTGGTTCGAGAACAGTGCCGACTCGGGGTCGCTCGTCTCCTACCTCCAGACCTTCGAGATCACCACCGCCGTGATGCAGACCAGGGAGAGCCTCAGCCGCGTGGCTGCCGAGTTCGTCGCCGACCTGGCCGCAGACGGGGTCGTCTACGGAGAAGTGCGCTGGGCACCGGAGCAGCACCTCTCAGCCGGCCTCAGTCTCGACGAGGTCGTCGAGGCCGTTCAGGCGGGCATCGACGCAGGTGTCGACGACGCGCTCGCAGCGGGCCGCGGAATTCGTGTCGGGCAGCTGCTGACGGCGATGCGCCACGCCGATCGCTCGCTCGAGGTGGCACAACTCGCCGTTCGCAACCGGGAACGCGGGGTCGTCGGTTTCGACATCGCGGGTGCCGAACTCGGGTTCCCCGCGGCGAACCACCGTGAGGCGTTCGACTACCTGGCCGCCCACTATTTCCCGGTCACCGTTCACGCAGGCGAGGCCGATGGGCTCCAGAGCATCCGGAGCGCGCTCTTCGACGGCCGGGCGCTCCGACTCGGTCACGGCGTGCGGCTCGCCGAAGACATCACCGTGGAGCGACAGGACGACGAGAGCACCTACGTCACCCTCGGCCCCCTCTCGCAGTGGGTCAAGGACCGGGAGATCGCGCTGGAGCTCTCGCCGTCGTCGAACATGCAGACGGGGGCGATTTCCGCCTGGGGCGACGAGCTGGGCGATCATCCATTCGACCTGCTGTACCAGCTGGGCTTCAGGGTGACGGTGAACCCCGACAACAGGCTGATGAGCAACACGACGATCAGCCGTGAGCTCGCTTTATTGTCTGACGCTTTCGGCTATGACCTCGATGACCTCGAGACCTTCCAACTGAATGCGGTTGCTGCGACATTCCTTCCACTCGAGGACCGCGAGGAGCTGGCTGACGTCATCTCCGAGGGTTTCTACGAAGCCTAG
- a CDS encoding PTS sugar transporter subunit IIA codes for MLPLPDSAILLGQSAADWRAAVLLAGSALAASGATTSEYGPRMVAMVEEFGAYIVIAPGLALAHARPGPDVLAAGLAVVTLANPVIFGHAHNDPVSVVLGLAVQSVDEHVTGIAELANVFNDESVIPRLAGARSAAEVQQLLEPQR; via the coding sequence ATGCTCCCCCTTCCTGATTCAGCGATACTCCTCGGCCAGTCGGCTGCCGACTGGCGCGCTGCTGTGCTGCTCGCTGGCTCGGCGCTCGCGGCTTCTGGCGCGACCACCAGCGAGTACGGGCCGCGCATGGTCGCCATGGTCGAGGAGTTCGGCGCGTATATTGTGATCGCGCCGGGCCTCGCTCTGGCGCACGCCAGGCCGGGGCCCGATGTTCTGGCGGCAGGTCTAGCTGTGGTGACGCTCGCGAACCCGGTGATCTTCGGGCATGCGCACAACGACCCGGTCAGCGTGGTGCTCGGCCTCGCTGTCCAGTCGGTCGACGAGCACGTGACGGGAATCGCCGAACTTGCCAACGTCTTCAACGACGAGAGCGTCATCCCCCGGCTGGCTGGCGCACGGTCGGCAGCTGAAGTCCAGCAACTGTTGGAGCCGCAGCGTTAG